From the genome of Scytonema hofmannii PCC 7110, one region includes:
- a CDS encoding glycosyltransferase family 2 protein, whose translation MESPLVTIVVVPRERFSYTRESLESIYDQTDYPFNLVYVDGGSSPGIKRYLKAQAQQKQFKLIRTDHYISPNRARNLGLSEVKTKYVVFIDNDVVVKSGWLKALVQCAEETGAGVVGTLTCLDKPLHEVIHNGGGETHFVLKSKGVRTERRIIQNSYLEGRRVSKIPEQLHRTQCEFVELHCALARTELFEHTGPFDEGLLSTREHIDICLLATQAGYPVYCERQSIVTYITGPKFDWWDVTFFMLRWSNAWDLASFSHFREKWNLVEDNYFERRYNRLGRRRYRALLRAVISRFPFKEHRHWFADVLKSVENRLNGYISDSYAQKHSYARHSFGLRKEVKEKELPTPLVTASLKTNN comes from the coding sequence ATGGAAAGTCCGCTAGTAACTATCGTTGTAGTACCACGGGAGCGTTTCAGCTATACGCGTGAGTCTCTCGAAAGCATCTACGACCAGACAGATTATCCTTTCAATTTAGTTTATGTAGATGGTGGTTCGTCCCCTGGTATCAAGCGCTACTTGAAAGCTCAAGCACAACAAAAGCAGTTTAAACTCATTCGCACCGATCACTACATCTCCCCCAATCGAGCTAGAAACCTGGGATTGTCTGAGGTGAAGACCAAGTACGTTGTTTTTATTGATAATGACGTAGTTGTTAAATCAGGCTGGCTGAAGGCGCTGGTACAGTGTGCTGAGGAGACAGGCGCGGGAGTTGTGGGAACCCTTACCTGTCTTGACAAACCCTTACATGAGGTGATTCACAATGGAGGTGGAGAAACCCACTTTGTATTGAAGTCCAAAGGTGTTCGGACTGAGCGACGTATTATTCAGAACAGCTATCTCGAAGGACGGCGAGTTTCCAAAATACCCGAGCAACTCCACCGGACACAGTGTGAGTTTGTCGAGTTGCACTGCGCTTTAGCTCGCACTGAACTTTTTGAGCATACGGGTCCTTTTGATGAAGGGCTGCTAAGCACTAGGGAACACATAGATATCTGTCTTTTGGCAACTCAGGCAGGATACCCTGTTTACTGCGAGCGACAGAGTATTGTTACTTATATTACTGGACCAAAGTTTGATTGGTGGGATGTCACCTTCTTCATGCTGCGCTGGAGTAACGCCTGGGATCTAGCTAGCTTCAGTCACTTCCGTGAAAAGTGGAATCTGGTTGAGGATAACTATTTTGAAAGACGGTATAATCGGCTTGGTCGCCGCCGCTACCGGGCATTGCTCAGAGCCGTCATTAGCCGCTTTCCTTTCAAAGAACACAGACATTGGTTCGCCGATGTTCTTAAATCAGTAGAAAACCGTCTAAATGGCTACATCAGCGACAGTTATGCCCAGAAGCACAGTTACGCTCGCCATAGCTTTGGTTTAAGAAAAGAGGTGAAGGAAAAAGAGCTGCCTACGCCCCTGGTAACGGCATCACTCAAAACTAATAATTGA
- a CDS encoding glycosyltransferase family 2 protein, whose translation MTASTMENPLVLETSTMENPLVTLIVVPRERFSYSRESLESIYKDTNYPFDLVYVDCGSPSDTRRYLEEQAQQKQFKLIRSEYFLSPNRARNIGRREVKTKYIVFIDNDVIVKPGWLEKLVQCAEETGAGVVGPLTCIGKPEHEIIHNAGGKVRIVPEIQGDKTVWRNKQKAFFNGTPMAEVRDQLHRIKCDYVELHCVLVRTELFDRVDLLDEGLLNTREYIDLCLMATQAGSTIYCERESVVFTDTLAVGEAQKNLASAGYIQGTQFQWSDLHFFMVRWSDAWELESLHYFRDKWNLSDDDAYLQKRYRKLGHRRHEAWLKPLIRRFTFGRDSEWLEKILMPLERRLNRWISNRYEKFYPQSRQAQASKQPESSGNLITAPKLRSKDRILEA comes from the coding sequence ATGACCGCATCTACCATGGAAAATCCGTTAGTACTTGAAACATCTACCATGGAAAATCCGTTAGTAACCCTGATTGTAGTCCCACGGGAGCGTTTTAGCTATAGTCGTGAGTCCTTGGAAAGCATTTACAAGGACACAAATTATCCCTTCGACTTAGTCTATGTAGACTGTGGTTCGCCCTCCGATACCAGACGCTATCTAGAAGAGCAAGCACAACAAAAGCAGTTTAAACTGATTCGATCTGAATACTTCTTATCTCCCAACCGAGCCAGAAACATCGGGCGTCGTGAAGTGAAAACTAAGTATATTGTCTTCATTGATAATGACGTAATTGTCAAGCCAGGTTGGCTGGAGAAGTTAGTGCAGTGTGCTGAGGAAACAGGAGCGGGAGTAGTTGGTCCCTTGACCTGCATTGGTAAGCCCGAGCATGAAATAATTCACAATGCTGGTGGGAAAGTCCGCATTGTACCGGAGATACAAGGTGACAAAACCGTATGGCGTAATAAGCAAAAAGCCTTTTTTAACGGAACACCAATGGCCGAAGTGCGCGACCAACTTCACCGCATAAAGTGCGATTATGTCGAGTTGCACTGTGTACTCGTCCGCACTGAACTCTTCGATCGCGTCGATCTCCTCGATGAAGGGTTGCTAAACACGCGAGAGTACATCGATCTCTGTCTAATGGCGACTCAGGCGGGATCTACCATTTATTGCGAGCGAGAGTCTGTTGTGTTCACTGATACCTTGGCGGTAGGCGAAGCACAAAAAAATCTAGCATCTGCAGGATATATTCAAGGCACGCAATTTCAGTGGTCAGATCTGCACTTCTTTATGGTACGCTGGAGCGACGCATGGGAATTAGAGAGTCTGCATTATTTCCGTGACAAATGGAATCTTTCTGACGACGATGCGTATCTCCAAAAGCGATATCGGAAGCTGGGTCATCGGCGACACGAGGCATGGCTCAAACCTCTGATCCGTCGCTTTACCTTCGGACGTGACAGCGAGTGGCTAGAAAAAATTCTCATGCCCTTGGAAAGACGACTGAACCGTTGGATCAGCAACCGCTACGAAAAGTTCTATCCTCAGAGCAGACAGGCTCAAGCCTCGAAGCAGCCAGAGTCTAGTGGTAATCTCATAACAGCTCCCAAATTAAGGTCAAAAGATCGTATTTTGGAGGCGTAA
- a CDS encoding glycosyltransferase family protein, with protein sequence MKKIMFYCQYHLGMGHLVRSVEILRSLAKEFKVCFVKAGTEVEGLEIPSAVEVVTLPLLLSENRQIKVADSSQNLEEVKDSRKNLLLKVFEEFKPDCLMTEGYPFKKYQFEFESIPLLERIQSTGRSTKVVCSLRDIVMAQPYQDRAEVLEKTCKLLNQYYDMLLVHSDPQFHSLEESFSRVQDINCDIRYTGYVAQSPPENPAIADEDFSSLNMKEPMILVSVGGGQLGHDLLESIVEVSSIFESILPHKIQVFTGPFLPDDKFVELQKAVANRSNISMRRYTSHLLQYMEKAVLSISLGGYNTTMNIVRTGVRSMIYPSNKDWEQKVRAEKLETLGMLEIIHPHDLKPFKLAAKIIDYLSKEPVTNNFEPFELQGAQKTVVLLKELLQNQQVLDEFNSRLHKQSPPARTNKKSRV encoded by the coding sequence ATGAAAAAAATCATGTTTTACTGCCAATATCATTTAGGAATGGGTCATCTTGTTCGCAGTGTAGAAATTCTCCGTAGCCTAGCTAAAGAATTCAAAGTTTGTTTTGTCAAGGCTGGAACGGAGGTGGAGGGGTTAGAAATTCCATCAGCTGTTGAGGTGGTTACTCTTCCTCTGCTTTTGTCGGAGAACCGACAAATCAAGGTGGCGGACAGTTCCCAGAATCTTGAGGAAGTTAAAGACAGCCGAAAAAATCTATTGCTGAAAGTGTTTGAAGAGTTTAAGCCTGATTGTTTAATGACAGAAGGTTACCCATTCAAAAAGTATCAGTTTGAGTTTGAATCCATCCCACTTCTAGAGCGAATTCAATCAACAGGGCGTTCAACCAAGGTTGTTTGCAGTCTTCGAGATATTGTGATGGCGCAACCCTATCAAGATAGAGCTGAGGTGCTTGAGAAGACTTGTAAATTATTGAACCAGTATTATGATATGCTATTGGTTCATTCAGATCCACAATTTCACAGCTTAGAAGAAAGCTTTTCTAGAGTTCAAGACATTAATTGCGATATCCGTTATACGGGATATGTTGCACAATCACCACCGGAAAATCCTGCGATCGCGGATGAGGATTTCTCCAGCCTGAATATGAAAGAACCGATGATTTTAGTGAGTGTTGGTGGAGGTCAATTGGGTCACGATCTCTTAGAAAGCATTGTGGAAGTTAGCTCAATTTTTGAAAGCATTTTACCACATAAAATTCAAGTTTTTACAGGGCCTTTTCTACCGGATGATAAATTTGTAGAATTGCAAAAAGCGGTAGCAAATCGCTCCAATATTTCCATGAGAAGATATACCTCTCATTTACTTCAATACATGGAAAAAGCAGTCCTTTCAATTAGTCTGGGAGGCTACAACACCACAATGAACATTGTCAGAACTGGCGTTCGCTCCATGATTTATCCCTCTAATAAAGATTGGGAGCAGAAAGTCAGGGCTGAGAAGTTGGAAACGCTGGGAATGCTTGAGATTATTCATCCTCATGATTTGAAACCTTTTAAACTTGCAGCAAAAATTATCGACTATCTTAGCAAAGAACCAGTTACGAACAACTTTGAACCTTTTGAACTCCAAGGCGCGCAGAAAACTGTCGTATTGCTAAAAGAGTTGCTTCAAAACCAGCAAGTCTTGGACGAATTTAATTCGCGACTACACAAACAAAGTCCGCCTGCGCGTACTAACAAGAAATCAAGGGTTTGA
- a CDS encoding glycosyltransferase family protein, with the protein MKKIMFYCQNLLGMGHLVRTTEIIRSLVKDFKVYLIDGGEIVQGFEIPPAVEVVHIPALRIENGELKAVDSFQSLEAVKELRKNQLLKVYEQFQPDCLITEGYPFSKKKALAFELVPLLEKVQSTGHLTKVVCSLRDIIMVKEYANRANEEERRCQFMNQYFDMLLVHSDPKVHRLEENFSKAKDLTCQVHYTGYVVQSPPENPVTTDEDIVSLSRKEPMILVSVGGGRLGHDLLECVVETALILEQYLPHHIQIFTGPFMPDEKFLELQKLAADKTNVTLRRYTPNLLAYMEKASLSISLGGYNTTMNVLRTRVRSMIYPSNKDNEQIIRTQKLEKLGIVEMIRPDDLQPAHLTQKIIACLNKEHIADNFDYFELQGAQKTAVLLKELLQSHSDQLPVTSDQLLVTSYQ; encoded by the coding sequence ATGAAAAAAATCATGTTTTACTGTCAAAATCTTTTGGGCATGGGTCATCTTGTTCGCACTACAGAAATTATTCGTAGCCTCGTTAAGGACTTCAAAGTTTATCTTATTGATGGTGGAGAGATTGTTCAGGGGTTTGAAATTCCACCAGCAGTCGAGGTAGTCCATATCCCGGCGCTTCGGATAGAGAACGGAGAACTCAAGGCAGTAGACAGTTTCCAGAGTCTTGAGGCAGTTAAAGAGTTACGAAAAAATCAACTCCTCAAGGTGTACGAGCAGTTTCAGCCTGATTGTTTAATTACTGAAGGGTATCCGTTTAGTAAGAAGAAGGCTTTAGCATTTGAGTTAGTTCCACTCCTAGAAAAAGTCCAATCAACAGGTCATTTAACCAAAGTGGTTTGCAGTCTGCGTGACATCATCATGGTAAAGGAATATGCAAACCGAGCCAACGAGGAGGAAAGAAGATGTCAATTCATGAATCAGTACTTTGATATGCTACTGGTTCATTCAGATCCAAAAGTTCACAGATTAGAAGAAAACTTTTCCAAAGCTAAAGACCTTACCTGTCAAGTCCATTACACGGGATATGTCGTGCAATCACCGCCAGAAAATCCTGTAACTACGGATGAGGATATTGTCAGTCTTAGTAGAAAAGAACCGATGATTTTAGTCAGTGTCGGTGGTGGGAGACTAGGACACGATCTGCTCGAATGTGTTGTAGAAACTGCTCTAATTCTTGAACAGTATTTGCCGCATCATATTCAAATATTCACTGGTCCTTTTATGCCAGATGAAAAGTTTCTAGAACTGCAAAAATTAGCAGCAGATAAAACCAATGTCACCTTGCGGCGATACACCCCAAACTTACTGGCCTACATGGAAAAAGCAAGTCTTTCAATTAGTTTGGGAGGCTACAACACCACCATGAATGTTCTCCGCACTCGCGTCCGCTCCATGATTTATCCCTCTAATAAAGATAACGAGCAGATAATCAGGACTCAAAAGCTGGAGAAACTCGGAATTGTAGAGATGATTCGTCCTGATGATTTGCAACCCGCTCATCTTACTCAAAAAATTATCGCCTGTTTGAACAAAGAACATATTGCAGACAACTTTGACTATTTTGAACTCCAGGGCGCACAGAAAACGGCTGTCTTATTAAAAGAGTTACTTCAAAGTCACAGTGACCAGTTACCAGTGACCAGTGACCAGTTACTAGTTACTAGTTACCAGTGA
- a CDS encoding glycosyltransferase family protein: MKKIMFYCQNLWGLGHLVRSTEIIRSLVKDFKVCLIDGGEIVQGFEIPSEAEVVHLPALWLENRQLKAVDSSQNLEEVKELRKNQLLKVYEQFQPDCLITECFPFSKRKLSFELIPLLDHVKSAGRSTKVVCSLRDVILSSNKTDLDRRAQLEDKICTLMNQYYDMLLVHSDPKVHRLEENFSRVQDLTCQVHYTGYVAQLPPENPVTTDEDIASLSRKEPMILVSIGGGRMGYELLESVVGSASILEKFLPHHIHIFTGPFLPDEQFLELQILAADKSNITIRRYTPSLLAYMQKADLSISLGGYNTTMNVLRTGVRSMIFPSEKENEQVLRAEKLENLGTIEVIRPSELEPAQLAQKIIAYLSKAAVGGIFDFFDLQGSQKSSDLLKELLQSPVSSYPVAYSLPTQPIPIQVAEEFV, encoded by the coding sequence ATGAAAAAAATCATGTTTTACTGCCAGAATCTTTGGGGTCTGGGTCACCTTGTTCGCAGTACAGAAATTATTCGTAGCCTGGTTAAAGACTTCAAAGTGTGTCTCATTGATGGTGGAGAGATTGTGCAGGGGTTTGAAATTCCATCAGAAGCGGAAGTCGTCCATCTCCCTGCTCTCTGGCTAGAGAACCGACAACTTAAGGCAGTAGACAGTTCCCAGAATCTTGAAGAAGTTAAAGAGTTACGAAAAAATCAACTCCTCAAGGTGTACGAGCAGTTTCAGCCTGATTGTTTAATTACAGAATGTTTTCCATTTAGCAAACGCAAGCTTTCCTTTGAGTTGATTCCACTGCTAGACCACGTGAAATCAGCAGGGCGTTCAACCAAAGTGGTTTGCAGTCTTCGAGACGTTATTCTGTCGTCGAATAAGACTGATTTGGATCGACGAGCTCAATTAGAAGATAAAATTTGTACATTGATGAATCAGTACTATGATATGTTACTGGTCCATTCCGATCCAAAAGTTCACAGATTAGAAGAGAACTTTTCTAGAGTTCAAGACCTTACTTGTCAAGTTCATTACACGGGCTATGTTGCACAATTACCGCCAGAAAACCCTGTAACTACTGATGAGGATATCGCCAGCCTGAGCCGGAAAGAACCAATGATTTTGGTCAGTATCGGTGGGGGTAGAATGGGATATGAACTACTGGAATCTGTTGTAGGAAGTGCCTCAATTCTTGAAAAGTTTTTGCCGCACCATATTCACATTTTTACTGGACCTTTTTTGCCGGATGAGCAGTTTTTAGAATTGCAAATATTAGCAGCAGATAAAAGCAATATCACCATACGCCGCTACACCCCAAGCTTGCTAGCATATATGCAAAAAGCAGATCTTTCAATTAGTTTGGGTGGCTACAATACCACAATGAATGTTCTCAGAACAGGTGTCCGCTCCATGATTTTCCCCTCCGAGAAAGAGAACGAGCAGGTACTCAGGGCTGAGAAGTTGGAGAATTTAGGAACTATTGAAGTCATTCGTCCTAGCGAGCTCGAACCCGCTCAACTTGCTCAAAAAATTATTGCATATTTGAGCAAAGCAGCAGTTGGGGGGATCTTTGACTTTTTCGATCTCCAAGGTTCCCAGAAATCCTCTGACTTGCTCAAAGAGTTACTTCAAAGCCCAGTTTCTTCTTATCCTGTTGCCTATTCTCTTCCCACCCAACCGATACCTATTCAAGTAGCAGAAGAATTCGTCTAA
- a CDS encoding class I SAM-dependent methyltransferase, whose translation MVTFTTYDPTLFKGTAWYYARYRPGYPSVLFELLSEAFNLNGQGRLLDLGCGTGHLAIPLSNRFEEVIALDPEPEMLSEAQKEAEALGTSNITWLEQQAEEFSSSQSFFKLATIGDAFCWMDKEVVLERCYELLLDDGGLAIISTGRSFWKSPEFWKQKTIEVVKKWLGEQRRAGMSSRSTYISSEASTKDLLAKSSFTRMAKHKLEFEHNWTIETIIGYLYSTSFCSQSLLGDRVPQFEEDLKTTLLEVVPTGQFQEKVPLTVHLAWKK comes from the coding sequence ATGGTTACATTTACCACATATGACCCTACCTTATTCAAGGGTACTGCCTGGTACTACGCCCGCTACAGACCGGGATACCCAAGCGTCTTGTTTGAACTGCTATCAGAGGCATTCAATTTAAACGGACAAGGACGACTCCTGGATCTCGGTTGCGGAACTGGCCATCTCGCCATTCCATTGTCTAACCGTTTTGAAGAGGTAATTGCGCTAGATCCCGAGCCGGAAATGCTCAGTGAGGCTCAAAAAGAAGCGGAAGCGCTTGGTACTAGCAATATCACATGGCTTGAGCAACAGGCAGAAGAGTTTTCTTCAAGCCAGAGTTTTTTTAAACTCGCTACGATTGGAGACGCCTTCTGTTGGATGGACAAGGAAGTCGTTCTAGAGCGCTGTTATGAATTACTTTTAGATGATGGCGGGCTAGCAATTATTAGTACTGGCAGAAGTTTCTGGAAAAGTCCTGAATTTTGGAAGCAAAAAACCATTGAAGTTGTGAAAAAATGGCTGGGTGAGCAACGTCGAGCGGGGATGAGCAGCAGGAGCACCTACATTTCCTCTGAAGCCTCGACAAAAGACTTGCTTGCTAAGTCGTCCTTCACGAGAATGGCAAAACATAAGTTAGAGTTTGAGCACAATTGGACTATCGAAACCATCATCGGCTATTTGTATTCAACATCCTTTTGTTCGCAGTCACTTCTAGGCGATCGCGTCCCGCAATTTGAAGAGGATTTGAAAACAACGCTTCTTGAGGTAGTTCCGACAGGACAGTTCCAGGAGAAAGTACCGCTGACGGTACACCTTGCATGGAAGAAATAA
- a CDS encoding class I SAM-dependent methyltransferase has protein sequence MNTLPTYDPTLFKGTASYYARYRPQYPNTLFELLSEAFNLNGQGRLLDLGCGTGEIAIPLSDRFEEVVGIDPQPEMLKEARREAKAVSASNIKWLEQRAELISPSLGFFRLITIAKALHWMDKELVLQRCYDLLLDDGGLAIVNTSRNFWKNPDELWKQKIIEVVKKWLGEQRRAGTNTKSFYTTSTISKSRLLAKLPFARTQKCRFKFQQKWTITTIIRYLYSTSFCSQSLLGDRVPQFEEDLKKTLLEVEPSGKFKEKIPLTVHLAWKQWSQTS, from the coding sequence ATGAATACACTTCCCACATATGACCCTACATTATTCAAGGGTACTGCCAGCTACTACGCCCGCTACAGACCGCAATATCCAAACACCTTGTTTGAACTGCTATCAGAAGCATTCAATTTGAACGGACAAGGAAGACTCCTCGATCTCGGTTGTGGGACTGGTGAGATCGCAATTCCATTGTCTGACCGTTTTGAAGAGGTCGTTGGGATAGATCCTCAGCCAGAAATGCTCAAAGAGGCTCGAAGAGAAGCAAAAGCGGTTAGTGCTAGCAATATCAAATGGCTTGAACAACGGGCAGAACTGATTTCTCCAAGCCTGGGTTTCTTTCGACTCATTACTATTGCCAAAGCCCTCCATTGGATGGACAAGGAACTCGTCCTCCAACGCTGTTACGACTTGCTTTTAGATGATGGAGGGTTAGCAATCGTTAATACTAGCAGAAATTTCTGGAAAAATCCCGATGAACTTTGGAAGCAAAAAATCATCGAAGTTGTAAAGAAATGGCTGGGCGAGCAACGTCGAGCTGGGACTAACACCAAGAGTTTCTACACGACCTCGACAATTTCTAAAAGTCGTCTGCTTGCTAAATTACCTTTCGCTCGGACACAAAAGTGTAGATTCAAGTTTCAGCAAAAGTGGACTATCACAACCATCATCCGCTATTTGTACTCGACATCCTTTTGTTCGCAGTCACTTCTAGGCGATCGCGTCCCGCAATTTGAAGAGGATTTGAAGAAAACGCTGCTTGAGGTAGAGCCATCGGGGAAATTCAAGGAGAAAATACCACTCACGGTACACCTTGCATGGAAGCAATGGAGCCAGACATCTTAA
- a CDS encoding response regulator transcription factor, which produces MKRILIAEDESRIAAFLEKKLQEHSFFTSVATDGYEAVHMARSQNFDLLILDLGLPGKDGTEVIEELRGQGEHIPILILSARDDVNDKVAGLKSGADDYITKPFSFEELLARLLLRLRDRQPPGRKQEEVLKVGNIVLDLPKRQVKVGDRSIRLSNQEFILLDTFMRHPNQVLSREELLNYVWGYNFDPSSNIVDVYVGHLRRKLGENLIETVRGVGYKLQTT; this is translated from the coding sequence ATGAAACGAATTCTGATTGCAGAAGATGAATCTCGCATCGCTGCTTTTTTAGAAAAAAAACTCCAGGAGCATAGCTTTTTTACCTCAGTAGCTACGGATGGTTACGAAGCAGTTCACATGGCTCGCAGTCAAAATTTTGACCTTTTGATCCTTGACCTGGGTCTTCCCGGTAAAGATGGAACAGAAGTCATAGAAGAGTTGCGAGGTCAGGGTGAACATATACCAATTCTCATTCTCTCAGCGCGGGATGATGTGAACGATAAAGTTGCTGGACTCAAGAGCGGAGCCGATGACTACATCACAAAACCGTTTAGCTTTGAAGAACTCCTTGCAAGACTGCTCCTGCGGTTGCGCGATCGCCAACCGCCCGGACGCAAGCAGGAAGAAGTCCTAAAAGTGGGTAACATCGTCCTTGACTTGCCCAAGCGCCAAGTCAAAGTTGGCGATCGCTCAATCCGCCTATCCAACCAGGAGTTTATCCTCTTAGACACCTTTATGCGCCATCCAAATCAAGTCCTGAGCCGAGAAGAGCTTCTCAATTACGTTTGGGGTTACAACTTTGACCCTAGCTCCAATATCGTGGATGTTTATGTGGGACATCTGCGCCGAAAGCTTGGCGAAAACCTGATTGAAACTGTTAGAGGCGTAGGCTATAAGCTGCAAACAACTTAA
- a CDS encoding sensor histidine kinase, with amino-acid sequence MIERGLLYVIFRNQGANFDMGQNQIHNLQGWRRFVFGARARVIASYLVLVVFSTMVSLLAIRHILIARVEDQIEKILVQEMEEFRRLVKGRNPMTGLPFEDDVASIFDVFLRRNVPNDDEFMLTLLDGKLYKSSPIGLPDSLHPNSVVNRWAKLTEPENGKMVTPVGTIRYLADPIRIGGKTRGVFVVVIIPAGKYEEVNQIILIVGLVEGIMAVIALTSSIAWLTAGRILVRLRLLSETARAISETDLTQRISVQGSDEITELTITINEMLERLQTAFASKRDFINDVGHELRTPITIVRCYLEQLKVESLEQREMLELVLSELERMSRFVNDLLLLAKAEQPNFLNLEIVEIGSLTEKIYTKASILAQRNWCLEAKGSGRIIADPHRLTQALMNFIQNAIQHTTEVDEIALGSTLINNQLHFWVRDTGEGIDPVEQRRIFQRFIRGDSRQRLQGAGLGLAIVKAIAEAHGGWVELISLPGNGSTFTIVIPV; translated from the coding sequence ATGATTGAAAGGGGATTGCTATATGTTATCTTCCGTAATCAGGGTGCAAATTTTGATATGGGGCAAAACCAAATTCACAACTTGCAAGGATGGCGTAGATTCGTCTTTGGAGCTAGAGCACGGGTAATAGCTTCATATCTTGTGCTCGTTGTTTTCTCGACCATGGTATCGCTTCTAGCAATCCGTCATATCCTCATTGCTCGTGTAGAAGACCAGATTGAGAAAATTTTAGTTCAGGAGATGGAAGAATTCCGCCGCTTGGTTAAAGGTCGCAACCCAATGACAGGTCTACCCTTTGAAGATGATGTTGCTTCTATCTTCGATGTATTTCTCAGGCGCAATGTGCCTAATGACGATGAGTTTATGCTGACGCTGTTGGATGGGAAACTATATAAATCCAGCCCTATAGGTCTTCCAGACTCTCTACATCCTAATTCGGTAGTAAATCGCTGGGCGAAATTAACCGAGCCTGAAAACGGCAAGATGGTAACCCCAGTCGGTACTATACGCTATCTGGCAGATCCAATCAGGATCGGGGGCAAAACTCGTGGAGTTTTTGTGGTAGTGATCATCCCGGCTGGCAAATATGAGGAAGTGAATCAGATTATTTTAATTGTCGGACTTGTCGAGGGAATTATGGCTGTCATTGCCTTAACCTCGTCCATTGCTTGGTTAACAGCAGGAAGGATACTAGTTCGCTTGCGCTTACTCAGTGAAACAGCCCGAGCAATTAGCGAGACCGATCTGACGCAACGTATTTCAGTGCAAGGAAGCGACGAAATCACCGAACTGACAATCACCATCAACGAAATGCTGGAGCGGCTCCAGACTGCCTTTGCCAGTAAACGAGACTTCATCAACGACGTAGGTCATGAACTGCGGACACCGATCACCATTGTCCGATGCTATTTAGAACAACTTAAAGTCGAGTCCTTAGAACAACGTGAAATGCTGGAATTAGTCCTCAGCGAGTTGGAGCGCATGAGTCGCTTTGTCAATGACCTACTGCTGTTGGCAAAGGCAGAGCAACCCAATTTTTTAAACCTAGAAATTGTAGAAATTGGCTCGTTGACCGAAAAAATATACACCAAGGCAAGCATTTTAGCCCAGAGGAACTGGTGCTTAGAAGCCAAGGGTTCGGGTCGCATCATCGCCGATCCCCACCGTCTGACCCAGGCGCTGATGAACTTTATTCAAAATGCGATCCAACACACAACTGAGGTTGATGAGATCGCATTGGGCTCGACCTTAATTAATAATCAGTTGCATTTCTGGGTACGCGATACAGGGGAAGGCATCGATCCTGTTGAGCAGAGACGGATATTCCAACGTTTTATCCGAGGTGACAGTAGGCAGCGTTTGCAAGGCGCGGGTTTAGGATTGGCGATTGTCAAAGCCATAGCCGAAGCTCACGGTGGTTGGGTGGAATTAATCAGCCTACCAGGTAATGGCTCTACTTTCACGATTGTGATTCCAGTTTAA
- a CDS encoding IS200/IS605 family accessory protein TnpB-related protein, with translation MQFTPAPVERVSQHSAYGCVGIDMNPESIGWAYVDHDGNLKAHGQIPLQMGLKSGKQDAQIVNACLQLATLATKYACPIVCEELDFSAKKEQLTERSRKYARMLSSWAYSRFYELLESLLNNRGIYLMKVNPAYTSIIGLVKYARQYGLASDEAAALAI, from the coding sequence GTGCAGTTTACTCCTGCGCCAGTAGAACGTGTTTCTCAGCATTCAGCTTATGGCTGTGTTGGAATTGATATGAATCCTGAATCCATTGGCTGGGCATATGTTGATCATGATGGCAATCTCAAAGCACATGGACAAATTCCATTACAAATGGGACTCAAATCAGGTAAACAGGACGCTCAGATAGTAAATGCTTGTTTACAGCTAGCAACATTGGCTACTAAATATGCTTGTCCTATTGTTTGTGAGGAATTAGATTTTTCTGCCAAAAAAGAACAATTAACAGAACGTAGTAGAAAATATGCACGAATGCTATCTAGTTGGGCATATAGCCGATTTTATGAATTATTAGAAAGTCTTTTAAATAATCGTGGTATTTACCTGATGAAGGTAAATCCTGCATATACCAGCATCATTGGTTTAGTAAAATATGCACGTCAATATGGTTTAGCCAGTGATGAAGCCGCAGCATTAGCTATTTAA